A region of Jonquetella anthropi DSM 22815 DNA encodes the following proteins:
- a CDS encoding Y-family DNA polymerase — protein MAFGQALIGLCDGDNFFVSCERVFRPELNGRPVVVLSSNDGCVISRSNEAKRLGIPMCAPFFKIAPLVRRHGMTALSGNMEMYREMSDRMMAVIAQFSDQVEQYSVDEAFFNLSIASLTDPAAHCLALRRTIARRIGLPVSIGAAPSKTLAKAASEMTKGKEPGVRLIRPEETACAVASMPVERVWGIGKRTARKMLSFGIRLVPQLTARPNGWLKGHFSIREVQIADELRGLKRFPLSSQEETPQSIQVTRTSAGPLRTEDELWDGLIRHILGGTARLRRHHLAAGRMELFIRTSYFSSQSRFASSRASFSPPTDDDLACLRAGRQILSRVFQPGWNYRASGVRFSDLSPSQPRQLTFADQLPGTRKRHRLMEAVDALNADLGAGTVLPAALLSKNRSAAQHSMTSDSPLILPEQLRPVLFSRTDGDG, from the coding sequence ATGGCTTTTGGACAGGCCTTGATCGGGCTGTGCGACGGCGACAATTTTTTCGTCTCCTGCGAGCGGGTCTTCCGCCCTGAGCTGAACGGCCGGCCGGTCGTCGTCCTGTCATCCAACGACGGCTGCGTCATCTCCCGAAGCAATGAGGCCAAGCGTCTGGGCATTCCCATGTGCGCCCCGTTTTTCAAGATCGCGCCGCTGGTCCGGCGTCACGGGATGACCGCCCTGTCGGGCAATATGGAGATGTACCGGGAAATGTCGGACCGCATGATGGCGGTCATCGCCCAGTTCAGCGACCAAGTCGAGCAGTACTCGGTCGACGAGGCGTTCTTCAACCTGTCCATCGCCTCGCTGACCGACCCGGCGGCTCACTGTCTGGCGCTCAGGAGAACAATTGCCCGGCGGATCGGCCTGCCGGTTTCCATCGGCGCGGCGCCGTCAAAGACTCTCGCCAAGGCCGCGTCCGAGATGACCAAGGGGAAAGAACCCGGCGTGCGCCTGATCCGTCCCGAAGAAACGGCATGCGCCGTCGCCAGTATGCCGGTGGAGCGGGTCTGGGGCATCGGGAAGCGAACCGCCCGCAAGATGCTTTCGTTTGGTATTCGGCTGGTACCTCAGCTGACGGCTCGGCCGAACGGGTGGCTGAAAGGCCATTTTTCAATCCGAGAAGTTCAGATCGCCGACGAGCTTCGGGGCCTGAAACGGTTTCCCCTGTCCTCTCAGGAGGAGACGCCTCAAAGCATTCAGGTCACAAGGACGTCTGCCGGCCCGCTGAGAACCGAAGACGAGCTCTGGGACGGCCTGATCCGTCATATTCTCGGCGGGACGGCCCGTCTGCGGCGGCACCATCTGGCGGCCGGCCGAATGGAGCTGTTCATCCGCACGAGCTATTTTTCCTCCCAGTCCCGATTTGCCTCGTCCCGCGCCTCCTTTTCGCCGCCGACCGACGATGATTTGGCCTGCCTGAGAGCGGGACGGCAGATTCTGTCCCGGGTCTTCCAACCCGGCTGGAACTATCGAGCCTCAGGCGTTCGCTTTTCAGATCTCTCGCCGTCCCAGCCCCGTCAGCTCACGTTCGCCGACCAACTGCCGGGAACGCGCAAACGCCATCGGCTGATGGAAGCCGTCGACGCGCTCAACGCCGATCTGGGAGCTGGGACGGTCCTCCCGGCCGCTCTCCTGTCGAAGAACCGATCCGCCGCGCAGCATAGTATGACGTCAGACTCACCTCTTATTCTGCCAGAACAGCTTCGTCCCGTTCTTTTCAGCAGGACAGACGGCGACGGGTAA
- a CDS encoding DUF554 domain-containing protein, with amino-acid sequence MGAVLINGMAVVLGALCGLLLRRGMSDDVNRTVMNGLGMVVLCVGLSDAMKTHNMSALLASVTLGGGIGAALKLHDRIERAGERLLSKYASGRDAGPAKAFVTSAIVVTVGAMAIYGSIKAGLGDPSILYLKSGLDFVGCVVFAAAMGWGVVLAAVPMTLYQAVFALAARPLLPIVTPEFLNLLSGIGGVIVAIIGINQLELRNIRTANFLPALLGAFVALFITL; translated from the coding sequence ATGGGAGCTGTTTTAATCAACGGCATGGCAGTTGTGCTCGGTGCGCTCTGCGGTCTCTTGCTTCGCCGCGGGATGAGCGACGACGTGAATCGGACTGTGATGAACGGTCTCGGGATGGTCGTCCTGTGCGTCGGGCTTTCCGACGCGATGAAGACTCACAACATGTCGGCTCTGCTGGCCAGCGTGACCTTGGGCGGCGGCATCGGGGCCGCCTTGAAGCTGCACGACCGAATCGAGCGGGCCGGCGAAAGGCTTCTGTCCAAGTATGCGTCGGGAAGGGACGCCGGGCCGGCAAAGGCGTTTGTGACCTCGGCTATAGTCGTCACAGTCGGCGCCATGGCCATTTATGGGTCTATTAAGGCCGGACTGGGCGATCCGTCGATCCTGTACCTGAAAAGCGGCTTGGACTTTGTCGGCTGCGTTGTATTTGCCGCCGCCATGGGCTGGGGTGTCGTCCTAGCGGCCGTTCCGATGACGCTGTATCAGGCCGTTTTCGCTCTGGCGGCTCGGCCGCTGCTCCCAATCGTCACGCCGGAGTTTCTGAACCTGCTCAGCGGAATCGGCGGGGTCATCGTGGCGATCATCGGCATTAACCAGCTGGAACTTCGCAACATTCGGACGGCGAATTTCCTTCCGGCCCTGCTGGGCGCATTCGTCGCCCTCTTTATCACGCTATGA
- a CDS encoding FAD:protein FMN transferase yields MKLSRSIIAPVLGLAVALAVAATIPFWGGRRAPLKRQIFAMDTVFELTLWGAGQDDMDAAVALAGSDGRFFSRQNPDSPVAALNRAAGHGPVQVPERLASLMTRALGWTKRTNGAFNPMIGPIVDLWGIGTDKAHVPFPREIREALPRCRWQDVKIDGRSVELSQGQVLDLGGIAKGTCADDLRQMLQSRGVSAGVLNLGGNVVAFGRRPEGGAWQIGVQDPLDERGAIFGIVSLPDGGSVVTSGPYERYFFQNGRRYHHLFDPATGRPAESDLQAVTVVSERSEDGDALATALFVLGSVKGEELLKSLPGIDAIFVGLGWVKVTPGLKGRFELTDEAPYEIR; encoded by the coding sequence TTGAAGCTCAGTCGATCCATTATCGCGCCGGTACTCGGACTGGCCGTTGCTCTGGCAGTCGCCGCGACGATTCCATTTTGGGGCGGGCGCCGCGCGCCGCTGAAACGGCAGATTTTTGCCATGGACACGGTGTTCGAACTGACGCTGTGGGGCGCCGGTCAAGATGACATGGACGCGGCGGTCGCCTTGGCAGGGAGCGACGGCCGATTCTTTTCCCGGCAGAACCCTGACTCGCCGGTCGCGGCTCTGAACCGGGCGGCCGGTCATGGGCCAGTCCAAGTGCCCGAACGGCTCGCGTCTTTGATGACCCGGGCGCTTGGCTGGACGAAGCGGACCAACGGCGCGTTTAACCCGATGATCGGCCCGATCGTGGACCTGTGGGGTATTGGAACGGACAAAGCCCACGTTCCCTTTCCGCGGGAGATTCGGGAGGCCTTGCCGAGGTGTCGGTGGCAGGACGTGAAAATAGACGGAAGGTCTGTCGAGCTGAGCCAAGGGCAAGTGCTGGATCTGGGCGGCATCGCCAAGGGAACCTGCGCCGACGATCTGCGCCAAATGCTTCAGAGCCGCGGCGTGTCGGCGGGCGTTTTAAACCTCGGCGGCAACGTGGTGGCGTTCGGCCGAAGGCCAGAAGGCGGCGCGTGGCAAATCGGCGTTCAGGACCCGTTGGACGAGCGGGGCGCGATTTTTGGCATAGTCTCCCTGCCGGACGGCGGTTCGGTCGTCACGTCCGGCCCCTATGAGCGGTACTTCTTTCAAAACGGACGCCGGTATCATCACCTGTTTGACCCGGCGACCGGCCGCCCTGCCGAGTCGGACCTGCAGGCTGTGACGGTCGTCAGCGAACGCTCAGAGGACGGTGACGCCTTGGCAACGGCCCTGTTCGTCCTCGGTTCGGTCAAGGGGGAGGAGCTCCTCAAGTCCTTGCCGGGGATTGACGCCATTTTTGTCGGTCTCGGATGGGTCAAGGTGACTCCCGGCCTGAAAGGCCGCTTTGAGCTGACCGACGAGGCGCCTTATGAGATCCGGTGA
- the gltS gene encoding sodium/glutamate symporter, whose translation MSWESVEGALTVTFDPLWTTVIALLLLLLGYWLKKEVKFFETFCIPAPVLGGLLMAIVALVVHHSGGHIKFTTSLQTPMMLAFFTTVGIGGSFSLLKRGGKALIVYLVFCWCLAVIQNVVGSGLAKTLGIHPVLGIMAGAVSLEGGHGAAASFGAMVEGMGISGASAVAIASATFGLIAGGLLGGPVAVGLIRRHKVKIEASQEEIYQQNASDLLEGSAESQITSHGFLKMLGLVLVCMAVGALLGGKIKEWSGFSLPGYVSAMFVAVVLRNLNDKLGWITIRSKSISLISDVSIGVFLTMAMMSLRIWDLYDLAVPLCVILVVQTILLALLTIFLLFPLLGKDYDAAVMCAGVMGHGLGATPNAVANMGAMCERYGVMSHKAFLIVPLCGAVLIDLVGLPNIVWFINYFVK comes from the coding sequence ATGTCATGGGAAAGCGTTGAAGGAGCACTGACGGTCACTTTCGATCCACTGTGGACAACGGTTATTGCGCTGCTTCTGCTGCTTCTGGGGTACTGGCTGAAAAAAGAAGTCAAGTTTTTTGAGACGTTCTGTATCCCGGCGCCAGTCCTGGGCGGCCTGCTGATGGCCATCGTCGCTTTGGTCGTGCACCACAGCGGCGGACACATTAAGTTCACCACGTCGCTTCAGACGCCGATGATGCTGGCGTTCTTCACGACGGTCGGCATCGGCGGCAGTTTCAGCCTGCTCAAACGGGGCGGCAAGGCGCTGATCGTCTACTTGGTCTTCTGCTGGTGCTTGGCGGTGATCCAGAACGTCGTCGGTTCCGGTCTGGCGAAGACGTTGGGCATTCACCCGGTGCTGGGTATCATGGCCGGCGCGGTGTCGCTGGAAGGCGGTCACGGCGCGGCCGCGTCGTTTGGCGCGATGGTCGAGGGCATGGGGATTTCCGGCGCGTCGGCTGTCGCTATCGCGTCCGCCACGTTTGGTCTGATCGCCGGCGGCCTTTTGGGCGGGCCTGTCGCTGTCGGGCTGATTCGCCGTCACAAGGTGAAGATTGAGGCGAGCCAGGAGGAAATTTACCAGCAGAACGCGTCCGATCTTCTGGAAGGCAGCGCCGAGTCTCAGATTACCAGCCACGGGTTCCTTAAAATGCTCGGGTTGGTTCTGGTCTGCATGGCGGTCGGTGCTCTGCTGGGCGGCAAGATCAAGGAGTGGAGCGGCTTCAGTCTGCCTGGGTACGTGTCGGCTATGTTTGTGGCCGTCGTGCTGCGCAACCTGAACGACAAGTTGGGCTGGATAACGATTCGGTCGAAGTCGATTTCTCTGATCAGCGACGTGTCCATCGGCGTGTTCCTGACGATGGCGATGATGAGCCTGCGCATTTGGGACCTGTACGATTTGGCCGTGCCTCTGTGCGTCATTCTGGTCGTCCAGACTATTTTGCTGGCGCTTCTCACGATTTTCCTTCTGTTCCCGCTGCTGGGCAAAGACTACGACGCGGCTGTCATGTGCGCCGGCGTGATGGGACACGGGCTTGGCGCCACGCCCAACGCCGTGGCCAACATGGGCGCCATGTGCGAGAGGTACGGCGTGATGTCCCACAAGGCGTTCCTCATTGTCCCTCTGTGCGGCGCCGTTTTGATCGACTTAGTCGGCCTTCCGAATATCGTGTGGTTCATCAACTATTTTGTCAAGTAA
- a CDS encoding amidohydrolase family protein has product MKNLMPVIDVHVHLYPPEIRDDQTAISAREPYFDKLTHNNVHKWGTAEELIARMDDEKIDQCWAFGFAFRDLGLCRICNDYLIEASRKWPGRIIPFAVVPPLARGAGAEVERCAAAGCAGVGELFPQGQGFSLDDARQTGTLVRAASDCGMLINVHTAEPVGHDYAGKGNVGPREAAQFCLNHPEARVIFAHFGGGLWLYETMPEMKLALKNARYDTAAWPFLYGGEVLSAVRAAGAGEKLLYGTDWPILTGRKFSSRLEASGLNETEMAAFLGGNAAAFIGSRAD; this is encoded by the coding sequence ATGAAAAATCTCATGCCAGTCATTGACGTGCATGTTCATCTATACCCGCCGGAAATACGGGACGACCAAACGGCCATTTCGGCACGGGAACCGTATTTTGACAAACTGACCCACAACAACGTCCACAAATGGGGTACCGCCGAAGAGCTGATCGCCCGCATGGACGACGAGAAGATCGACCAGTGCTGGGCGTTTGGCTTCGCGTTCCGTGACTTGGGGCTGTGCCGAATCTGCAACGACTATCTGATTGAGGCCTCTCGGAAGTGGCCCGGACGGATTATCCCCTTTGCGGTCGTCCCGCCGCTGGCCCGGGGAGCCGGGGCGGAAGTCGAACGGTGCGCCGCCGCCGGGTGCGCCGGCGTGGGAGAGCTTTTTCCCCAAGGACAGGGCTTCAGCTTAGACGACGCTCGTCAAACCGGAACTCTCGTGCGGGCCGCGTCCGACTGCGGAATGCTGATTAACGTGCACACTGCTGAGCCGGTGGGGCACGATTACGCCGGGAAAGGGAACGTGGGGCCAAGAGAAGCGGCTCAGTTTTGCCTCAACCACCCGGAAGCCAGAGTGATCTTTGCGCACTTTGGCGGCGGGCTGTGGCTTTACGAGACCATGCCGGAAATGAAGCTGGCTCTGAAAAACGCCCGATACGACACGGCGGCTTGGCCCTTCCTGTACGGCGGCGAAGTCCTCTCCGCCGTCCGCGCCGCCGGCGCCGGGGAAAAGCTCCTGTACGGGACCGACTGGCCGATTCTGACGGGGCGGAAGTTCTCGTCCCGGCTGGAAGCGTCCGGCTTGAACGAAACTGAAATGGCTGCTTTTCTCGGCGGCAACGCCGCGGCTTTTATCGGCTCGCGGGCGGACTGA
- a CDS encoding tetratricopeptide repeat protein produces MSSRFRCIACGVMLLGVCSWAFAGVRPSWFSGHESDPAYQFRLATAWEKGVGVKRDPSQAFFWCRLAASGGLVEAQYHLSVMYSSGIGTPRNVKEAAKWCLKAAEGGDPSARFDYGVMCMNGQGVSRDYQAGVKWFLSAAALGNVDAMNCLSLCYRLGMGVDRSPQTADVWLRRAQKQQTASSSAALACSE; encoded by the coding sequence ATGTCGTCAAGGTTTCGATGCATAGCCTGCGGCGTCATGCTGCTCGGGGTCTGTTCATGGGCGTTTGCCGGCGTTCGGCCGTCGTGGTTCTCCGGTCATGAGAGCGACCCGGCGTATCAGTTCCGCCTTGCCACCGCGTGGGAAAAAGGAGTAGGCGTGAAGCGAGATCCCAGCCAGGCGTTCTTTTGGTGCCGGCTGGCCGCTTCCGGTGGGCTTGTGGAAGCTCAGTACCACCTGTCGGTCATGTACAGCTCCGGGATTGGGACTCCGCGGAACGTGAAAGAGGCGGCTAAGTGGTGTCTGAAAGCGGCGGAGGGCGGAGACCCGTCGGCCCGTTTTGACTACGGCGTGATGTGCATGAACGGTCAGGGCGTTTCGCGGGACTATCAAGCGGGAGTCAAATGGTTCCTTTCTGCTGCCGCTTTAGGCAACGTGGACGCGATGAACTGCCTGTCGCTGTGTTACCGTCTCGGCATGGGAGTTGACCGAAGCCCACAAACGGCTGACGTTTGGCTTCGTCGGGCTCAAAAACAGCAGACCGCGTCCTCCTCGGCGGCGCTCGCCTGCTCGGAGTGA
- a CDS encoding phosphodiester glycosidase family protein, translating to MIFSLCRAALTLLTACCVFAVPLAGPAESAAVGQTVSTEELLETIFQSLDLPTLARTPSLVPTAFEAASEWGIIDISTVSPAQPVTQGDAVYFAFLSMGWSHEAQLANWLCGDGTPPPAWTEQIRQGTLILAEQVKPAAPSELWENPDVLLTPQEAQKLAKWLGDCRQALIWDKKFSSPAGTLWLRRTGTGRPPAGWQVSLASFETYDEASSFLQKIQGRLPKNLRLSIIDGNPRYDVVTPKVASAAIAQAQAKQLPGSAVVPAATDSSIQTLFFAGWSPAKLSDTYVTTSQQLSNNRSLPLSEYGRITGSEAAINGGYFYMGQPIGTIFISGVPQNTAYPQRSMVAWKANGGTFFGSGDFRIQLQNGGRQVGVPRTINKETLPGELGFFSGELGRSVAMSSATRLFSLSKGKLRLLQSDPTTMKPTDWLLEDRSINGRLSEGDPITLNVQWRDENAQGTVGALQGGPLLLKDGKIQRMNEGIAVGVINRRHPRTLVGRIGKTVWWLAVDGRAPWHSSGLTLDEATTLGQYLGFTDLLNLDGGGSTELLYHGYPVNKPSDGRERKLPYAVCFGGTIPPQPVQMATDNPEEDVIEQLLNKLLSH from the coding sequence ATGATTTTTTCTCTGTGCCGAGCGGCTCTGACCCTGCTGACGGCCTGCTGCGTTTTTGCCGTGCCGCTTGCCGGGCCGGCAGAAAGCGCCGCCGTCGGACAGACGGTATCCACAGAAGAGCTTTTAGAGACGATTTTCCAAAGCCTCGACCTGCCGACCCTCGCCCGAACGCCGTCCCTCGTTCCCACCGCGTTTGAGGCGGCGTCCGAGTGGGGAATCATCGATATTTCTACCGTCTCACCCGCTCAGCCGGTTACCCAAGGCGACGCGGTTTACTTCGCGTTTTTGTCTATGGGCTGGTCTCACGAAGCCCAGCTTGCGAACTGGCTCTGCGGCGACGGAACGCCGCCGCCGGCTTGGACCGAACAGATCCGGCAGGGGACTCTGATCTTGGCAGAACAAGTCAAGCCCGCCGCGCCGTCCGAACTGTGGGAAAACCCCGACGTCCTTTTGACGCCCCAAGAAGCTCAAAAGCTGGCGAAATGGCTGGGCGACTGTCGGCAGGCCCTGATCTGGGACAAGAAGTTCTCCTCCCCAGCCGGGACGCTTTGGCTCAGACGAACTGGCACAGGCCGGCCGCCTGCAGGTTGGCAGGTCTCTCTGGCGTCGTTTGAAACCTACGACGAAGCGTCAAGCTTCCTGCAGAAGATCCAAGGCCGTCTTCCGAAAAATCTGCGGTTGTCCATCATCGACGGCAACCCCCGGTACGACGTCGTCACCCCGAAGGTCGCCAGCGCGGCGATCGCTCAAGCCCAAGCGAAGCAGCTGCCCGGCTCAGCCGTTGTTCCTGCGGCAACAGATTCGTCGATTCAGACGCTCTTTTTTGCCGGCTGGTCGCCGGCCAAACTGTCCGACACCTATGTGACTACGTCTCAGCAGCTCAGTAACAACCGCTCTCTGCCTTTGAGCGAATACGGAAGAATCACCGGCTCCGAGGCGGCGATCAACGGCGGCTATTTTTACATGGGGCAACCTATCGGCACCATATTCATCAGCGGCGTTCCTCAGAACACCGCCTACCCGCAGCGCTCCATGGTGGCTTGGAAGGCGAACGGCGGCACCTTTTTTGGTTCCGGCGACTTTCGCATTCAGCTGCAAAACGGCGGCCGTCAGGTCGGCGTCCCGCGGACTATCAACAAAGAGACCTTGCCGGGCGAGCTGGGATTTTTTTCAGGCGAACTCGGTCGATCGGTCGCCATGTCGTCGGCGACCCGGCTTTTTTCGCTCTCGAAAGGCAAACTGCGCCTCCTTCAGTCTGACCCGACGACGATGAAGCCGACCGACTGGCTGCTGGAAGACCGATCGATCAACGGACGTCTCTCCGAAGGCGACCCGATTACGCTGAACGTTCAGTGGCGAGACGAGAACGCCCAAGGAACGGTTGGCGCGCTTCAGGGCGGCCCGCTGCTGTTGAAGGACGGAAAAATTCAGCGGATGAACGAAGGGATAGCGGTCGGAGTGATCAACCGCCGCCATCCGAGAACCCTCGTCGGCCGCATTGGCAAGACGGTCTGGTGGCTGGCAGTTGACGGCAGAGCCCCGTGGCACAGCTCCGGCCTGACCTTGGACGAGGCGACGACACTCGGGCAGTACTTAGGCTTCACGGACCTGCTGAACCTCGACGGCGGCGGATCCACCGAGCTGCTCTACCACGGCTATCCGGTGAACAAACCCTCGGACGGACGGGAGCGGAAACTGCCCTACGCGGTCTGCTTCGGCGGGACAATTCCTCCTCAGCCGGTTCAAATGGCTACCGACAATCCTGAGGAAGACGTCATCGAGCAGCTGCTGAACAAGCTGCTGTCCCATTAA
- a CDS encoding NusG domain II-containing protein: MRSGDRLIITILGVAVTAAVVGWVAVRSAGGPLKARVARNGQTIEVFRLGKTAEPVERTYSSPEGKNAVRITSSSAEVVWSDCPDKLCVAAGPLTRPGQSAVCLPHRFSVTIEGDGGGKLDSVSR, encoded by the coding sequence ATGAGATCCGGTGATCGGCTCATCATCACAATTTTAGGCGTTGCCGTGACGGCGGCGGTCGTCGGCTGGGTCGCAGTCCGTTCTGCCGGCGGGCCGCTGAAAGCCCGGGTTGCTCGAAACGGCCAGACCATTGAAGTCTTTCGTCTGGGGAAAACTGCCGAGCCAGTCGAGCGGACGTACTCGTCGCCGGAGGGGAAAAACGCCGTGCGGATAACTTCCAGCTCGGCAGAAGTGGTCTGGAGCGACTGCCCGGATAAACTGTGCGTGGCCGCAGGCCCGCTGACCCGTCCGGGGCAGTCGGCAGTATGTCTGCCGCACCGTTTTTCCGTGACGATTGAAGGGGACGGAGGCGGCAAACTTGACAGCGTTTCCCGCTAA
- a CDS encoding Gx transporter family protein, translating into MTAFPAKKISPARRVALWGLMAAMALAVNQLELLIPMPLAGVRPGFANIFPMAGLFLWGPAAAVSIGVVRILLGGLINGWGFGFLCSAAGGLLSLAASVLLYRLFRGDVSILWLSCFSALVHNAGQLAVAGFVVGWRAVAWYGPMMVSLGLITGLTVGILAGRIVGLLGPSGQRAGRNEKSHASH; encoded by the coding sequence TTGACAGCGTTTCCCGCTAAGAAAATATCGCCGGCTCGGCGCGTCGCCCTGTGGGGACTCATGGCTGCCATGGCTTTGGCGGTCAACCAGCTTGAACTGTTGATCCCCATGCCGCTCGCCGGGGTTCGCCCCGGATTCGCCAACATCTTTCCTATGGCGGGGCTCTTTCTTTGGGGGCCGGCTGCCGCCGTTTCGATTGGCGTCGTTCGCATCTTGCTCGGCGGGCTCATAAACGGTTGGGGCTTCGGCTTTTTGTGCAGCGCCGCCGGGGGGCTTCTCAGCTTGGCGGCGTCGGTTCTGTTGTACCGGCTGTTCCGCGGGGACGTCTCGATCCTGTGGCTCAGCTGTTTTTCGGCGCTCGTTCATAACGCCGGCCAGTTGGCGGTCGCTGGATTCGTCGTTGGGTGGCGGGCGGTGGCATGGTACGGCCCGATGATGGTCTCTTTGGGCCTCATCACCGGGCTGACCGTCGGAATTTTAGCCGGGCGGATCGTCGGGCTTCTCGGGCCGTCCGGACAGAGAGCAGGAAGGAATGAAAAATCTCATGCCAGTCATTGA
- a CDS encoding SAM-dependent methyltransferase yields MVREKILKFFLERFAKHPFFVKMDEEKFLVGTGEPEFTLRINGPISLVSLLESTSLALGEAYMDGTIDVEDGSLYSALDALLSQMDNFSTNQHSLRRLLFPSTSKKNQLQAVQSHYDIGNEFYKLWLDESMSYSCGYFKTSGDTLHDAQVNKVNYILEKLHLKEGMSLLDIGCGWGFLLIQAAKKYKVRGTGVTLSEGQYNYFSRQIADLGLEDTLEVRLMDYRDLPSWGRTFDRVVSVGMLEHVGRDNYRKFMDCASSVMNDGGVFLLHFISALKEYSGDPWMKKYIFPGGMIPSLREIISQMAEFNFHTLDVENLRLHYSKTLLCWEKNFMEHSDEIKAQYGERFFRMWHLYLAACAASFHNGVIDLHQILFSKGINNELPIVRWY; encoded by the coding sequence ATGGTCAGAGAAAAGATCCTGAAATTTTTTCTGGAGCGGTTTGCCAAACACCCCTTCTTTGTGAAGATGGACGAAGAGAAATTTCTTGTCGGGACGGGAGAGCCGGAGTTCACGCTCAGGATTAACGGCCCCATATCCCTTGTGAGTCTGTTGGAAAGTACCTCTCTTGCGCTGGGCGAGGCGTACATGGACGGCACGATTGACGTCGAAGACGGCTCGTTATACTCCGCGCTCGACGCTCTTTTGAGCCAGATGGACAACTTTTCTACGAACCAGCACTCGCTGCGCCGCCTTCTGTTCCCCTCCACGTCGAAAAAGAACCAACTTCAAGCGGTTCAGAGCCACTACGATATCGGCAACGAGTTTTACAAGCTCTGGCTCGACGAGTCTATGAGCTATTCGTGCGGGTACTTTAAAACGTCCGGCGATACGCTTCACGACGCGCAGGTCAACAAGGTGAACTACATTCTTGAAAAGCTGCACCTGAAAGAGGGCATGTCCCTTCTTGATATCGGCTGCGGCTGGGGCTTTTTGCTCATTCAGGCCGCGAAAAAGTACAAGGTTCGCGGCACGGGCGTCACGCTGAGCGAAGGGCAGTACAACTACTTCAGCCGGCAGATTGCCGACCTCGGCTTGGAAGACACGCTGGAAGTCCGGCTGATGGATTACCGGGACCTTCCGAGTTGGGGACGAACGTTCGACCGGGTCGTCAGCGTGGGCATGTTGGAGCACGTCGGGCGGGACAACTATCGAAAATTCATGGACTGCGCGAGCAGCGTGATGAACGACGGCGGAGTCTTCCTTCTGCACTTCATCAGCGCTCTGAAGGAGTACTCCGGGGATCCGTGGATGAAGAAGTATATTTTCCCGGGCGGGATGATTCCCAGCCTGCGCGAAATTATTTCCCAGATGGCCGAGTTCAACTTTCACACGCTGGACGTGGAGAACTTGAGGCTTCACTATTCCAAAACTCTGCTTTGCTGGGAGAAGAACTTCATGGAGCACTCGGACGAGATTAAAGCGCAGTACGGGGAGCGGTTCTTCCGTATGTGGCACTTATACCTTGCGGCGTGCGCCGCCTCGTTCCATAACGGCGTCATCGACCTGCACCAGATTTTGTTTTCCAAAGGCATTAATAACGAACTGCCGATAGTTCGCTGGTATTAG
- a CDS encoding peptidase, with translation MRVLLTGFEPFDGGTVNPSWEVASALARSRGGEVSALRLPVSFARSLGVLYAELERLRPQAVISFGLASSRSVLTPERVALNLDEARIPDNDGSQPSDIPVVPGAPAAYFGTLSALLWARALEKEGVPAQVSYSAGTYVCNHVFFGLLHWQASRGGVGGFCHLPPFETVSFERQTAALDAFLGDVLAQKFKI, from the coding sequence ATGAGAGTCCTGCTGACCGGCTTTGAGCCGTTTGACGGAGGAACGGTCAACCCATCTTGGGAAGTAGCCAGCGCTTTGGCCCGCTCCAGAGGCGGCGAGGTGAGCGCCCTTCGGCTGCCGGTGTCGTTTGCCCGCTCCCTTGGCGTGCTGTACGCCGAGTTGGAACGGCTTCGCCCTCAGGCGGTGATCTCCTTTGGGCTGGCGTCAAGCCGAAGCGTGCTGACGCCCGAACGGGTCGCGCTGAACTTGGACGAGGCCAGAATCCCCGACAACGACGGTTCTCAGCCGTCCGATATCCCGGTGGTTCCCGGCGCTCCTGCCGCGTACTTCGGAACTCTTTCGGCGCTCCTCTGGGCGCGCGCTCTGGAGAAAGAAGGAGTGCCGGCTCAGGTTTCCTACAGCGCGGGAACGTACGTGTGCAATCACGTGTTCTTCGGCCTGCTTCACTGGCAGGCAAGCCGGGGCGGAGTCGGCGGGTTCTGCCACCTGCCGCCGTTTGAGACCGTGAGCTTTGAACGCCAGACGGCAGCGTTGGACGCGTTTTTAGGCGATGTATTGGCCCAGAAATTTAAGATATAA